From a region of the Salvelinus alpinus chromosome 2, SLU_Salpinus.1, whole genome shotgun sequence genome:
- the LOC139567753 gene encoding NACHT, LRR and PYD domains-containing protein 12-like: protein MFHLGRKEHQTEPRDVSASNLAKLSNKLKAILKKKYQSPPGGKTEHPFYIHCDLHYPSDESGEGNQHEYIQIEPTYRKRHQGTIGLFFDSELGYKRVRIALTKGVSGIGKTSQARMVILNWAEGKGNQDCPLLFPLPFRELNLLKERLSLIELLHKFFPELKEPGISNLENIRIWLIFDGLDEFRHLLDFKNSPIVTNVTEASSVPTLLTNLINGNLLPSTAYIWITSRPEAVSRIPFQYINEESEIEGFTDYQKEEFLRKAINDTDRANAIIAYLKYSKSLYVLCQIPIICSICASFLRRQTFLFYKECDRRALTPVYTDLLARLQTQNQNTQEMANKLGELAFKQLVKGNTVFYEEDLRECNIDVQVAAVYAKVNIPIFREDIGLQQKKIYYFGHTTIQEFFAAMWFLQSCNSLRNAVDMALQSKNGKLDLFLRFLLGFSQNFIQSVAESGYNSSETLTETVEYIKKKVMENLASPRTLNLLNCLTELGDSSLETDGVSFLNTGITPDAKYPRAHWSDLATLLVASETGPIDMLGLEVKKRGDQELLRMLPVIKASQTATLSYHNLTEIFCEDLASALTSKLCNLKALDLSFNTLKDSGVQLLAAGLAKPHCRLERLKLSGCRVKQDGFAALAKALKSNPLHLRELDLSGNEPGEAGVFHLVDGLKVVYCKLQILKLSNCKLGLELSHALAVLLIDNPRHLRELDVSMNDLGDAGVELLMDILKSTQIYKLELYCCQLTEKCCENMFGFLVNIPSLRELNLSNNNLKDEGVKILCKAFGLPVCQLEKLIVASCGITLVRGFHFNSVLKELDISRNHLGDSDDWADVLFCLSSLETLRLSDCKLTEKCCGELVKALSSNLTNLKELDLSGNDLGDSGVKTLYLGLTSRCCTLERLFLRCCGITVKGCSSLALALKSSHSSITELGLMGNDTGEEGLRILSDIRDNQRYNLQTLEIND from the exons GGATGTCTCTGCCTCCAATCTGGCAAAACTCAGCAATAAGCTCAAAGCCATCCTGAAGAAAAAGTATCAGAGTCCGCCAGGGGGGAAAACTGAGCATCCGTTTTATATACATTGTGATCTCCATTATCCATCTGATGAAAGTGGAGAGGGGAACCAACATGAGTACATTCAAATTGAGCCAACCTACAGGAAGAGACACCAAGGGACCATAGGCTTATTCTTTGATTCTGAACTAGGCTACAAACGAGTCAGAATAGCACTGACCAAGGGTGTCTCTGGTATTGGCAAAACTAGCCAGGCGCGGATGGTTATTCTTAACTGGGCAGAGGGAAAAGGAAACCAGGACTGTCCTCTCTTATTTCCTCTTCCTTTCCGGGAGCTGAATTTGCTGAAGGAGAGACTGAGTCTGATTGAACTTCTTCACAAGTTTTTCCCAGAATTGAAAGAACCTGGAATTTCCAACTTGGAGAACATCAGAATTTGGCTCATCTTTGACGGGCTGGATGAATTCCGACATCTTCTTGACTTCAAGAACAGCCCGATAGTGACCAATGTCACAGAGGCCTCCTCCGTGCCGACACTGCTTACAAACCTAATTAACGGTAATCTTCTTCCCTCCACTGCTTACATATGGATTACCTCCAGACCTGAAGCAGTCAGTCGCATCCCTTTTCAGTACATCAATGAAGAGTCAGAAATCGAAGGCTTCACAGATTACCAGAAAGAGGAGTTCCTCAGGAAAGCAATCAATGACACGGACCGGGCCAATGCAATTATTGCCTACTTGAAGTACTCAAAAAGCCTCTACGTCTTGTGCCAGATACCTATTATCTGTTCGATTTGTGCGTCATTCCTCAGGAGACAGACATTTCTATTCTATAAAGAATGTGACCGCAGAGCTCTGACTCCAGTGTATACTGACCTACTCGCCCGGTTGCAAACACAGAATCAGAATACACAGGAGATGGCTAATAAATTGGGGGAACTAGCCTTTAAGCAGTTGGTGAAAGGCAACACGGTTTTCTACGAGGAAGACCTAAGAGAGTGCAACATTGATGTCCAAGTGGCAGCTGTGTACGCAAAAGTGAACATACCCATCTTCAGGGAGGATATTGGGCTGCAGCAAAAGAAGATCTACTACTTTGGGCATACCACCATCCAGGAGTTCTTTGCCGCAATGTGGTTTCTTCAATCCTGCAACAGCCTGAGGAATGCAGTGGACATGGCTTTGCAGAGCAAAAACGGAAAGCTGGACCTCTTCCTCCGGTTCCTCCTCGGCTTCTCGCAGAACTTCATCCAGTCAGTCGCAGAGTCCGGCTACAACTCGTCAGAGACACTGACGGAAACGGTAGAGTATATCAAGAAGAAGGTCATGGAGAATCTCGCTTCACCGAGGACACTCAACTTGCTGAACTGCCTGACGGAACTGGGTGACAGCTCTTTAGAAACTGATGGCGTGAGCTTTCTCAATACGGGAATCACCCCAGATGCCAAATACCCACGTGCACATTGGTCCGACCTGGCCACTCTGTTAGTGGCATCGGAGACTGGGCCGATAGACATGCTTGGGTTGGAAGTAAAGAAGAGAGGAGACCAGGAACTTCTGAGGATGCTGCCAGTGATCAAAGCTTCCCAGACAGCCAC GCTGTCATATCACAATCTGACTGAGATATTCTGTGAAGATCTGGCCTCGGCGCTCACCTCAAAGTTGTGCAATCTGAAAGCTCTGGACCTGAGTTTCAACACGCTGAAAGACTCAGGAGTGCAGCTGCTGGCGGCCGGCCTGGCCAAGCCACATTGCCGACTGGAGAGACTGAAACTGTCCGGCTGCAGGGTGAAACAGGATGGCTTCGCCGCTCTGGCCAAAGCTCTCAAATCCAACCCCTTGCACCTGCGAGAGCTGGATCTGAGCGGCAATGAACCGGGAGAAGCCGGCGTGTTTCATCTCGTTGACGGACTGAAGGTTGTTTATTGCAAACTGCAGATCCTGAA GCTCTCAAACTGCAAGCTGGGCCTGGAGCTGAGTCACGCTCTGGCGGTGTTGCTGATAGACAACCCCAGACACCTGCGAGAGCTGGACGTCAGCATGAACGATCTGGGAGACGCGGGGGTGGAGCTGCTTATGGACATACTGAAGTCAACCCAGATATACAAACTGGA GTTGTACTGTTGTCAGCTCACTGAGAAGTGCTGTGAGAACATGTTTGGATTTCTGGTGAACATCCCCAGTCTGAGGGAGCTCAACCTGAGCAACAACAACCTGAAGGACGAGGGGGTCAAGATACTCTGTAAAGCCTTCGGACTGCCCGTCTGTCAACTGGAGAAACTCAT TGTGGCGAGCTGTGGCATCACCCTAGTCAGAGGGTTTCATTTCAACTCTGTCCTCAAAGAGCTGGACATCAGCAGGAACCATCTGGGCGACTCGGATGACTGGGCCGATGTCTTGTTCTGCTTGTCTTCACTTGAGACCCTCAG GCTGAGTGACTGTAAACTGACAGAGAAATGCTGTGGGGAGCTGGTCAAAGCTCTCAGCTCCAACCTCACCAACCTGAAAGAGCTGGATCTCTCTGGAAACGACCTGGGAGACAGCGGTGTGAAGACTCTCTACCTGGGACTGACGTCCAGGTGTTGTACACTGGAGAGACTGTT TCTGAGATGCTGTGGGATCACAGTGAAGGGCTGCTCCTCCCTAGCCTTAGCCCTGAAGTCCAGCCACTCCAGCATCACAGAACTAGGTCTGATGGGAAATGACACGGGAGAAGAAGGACTGAGAATTCTCTCCGACATCAGGGACAACCAACGCTACAATCTCCAGACTCTAGA AATCAACGATTGA